A single Biomphalaria glabrata chromosome 2, xgBioGlab47.1, whole genome shotgun sequence DNA region contains:
- the LOC106074030 gene encoding polycystic kidney disease 2-like 1 protein, whose amino-acid sequence MADKDDDINIDKDTGKKDSPLRRLLGTIWNTRYTSDVKEDQELLVQRTFRELVIYVLFLIFVCIIAFGMSSTNMYYYTKVMMDLFLEVKSPEGISFRTISSVDDFWKFAKGPLLNSLYWEKWYNNEPLPASTFGYIYYENKLLGVPRLRQLRVSTNSCTVNEEFETFITDCYAMYSKDDEDTSDFGRAAQEPNETAWKYQSQDTLKGFMYWGKIHLYSGGGYIKDLHINKETSNQIINQLIDKLWIQRGARAVFISFTVYNANINLFCVITLLVEFPATGGAIPSWTFHTVKLIRYVTTFDMFILGCEVVFVIFVLYYIIEEIMEISFTGYRYFLDFWNILDVVLLFVAIVCITFNVYRSLTIMSKLQELLSNPLQYAPFENIGFWEVRFNNAVAITVFIAWVKVFKYISFNKTMTQLSTTLSRCAKDLLGFFIMFFIVFLAFTQLGFLLFGTQVNDFSTFMNSFFTLFRIILGDFDFHQLEQANRILGPIFFMLFVFFVFFVLINMFLAIINDTYSEVKSDMAKQTDQFIMSDYIRQGYQRIWSKLGGKKDNKMEGYEKILSGELSGKAVHFEDWKKELKKSGYNEEEIEEVFAKYDIDGDRVLDPVEQAKMLEELQKITAMMDASKQKEGAHAFDEVNEEDSDEEKAGHPGGGGDNVGMDDFMALTRRVDRMETTLKGMINNIDAVLVNLVHKVQR is encoded by the exons ATGGCTGATAAAGACGATGATATCAATATTGATAAGGATACTGGAAAAAAGGATAGTCCTCTTAGAAGGCTTCTTGGGA CTATCTGGAATACAAGATACACATCTGATGTGAAAGAAGACCAGGAACTTTTGGTCCAGAGAACATTTCGCGAGTTGGTTATCTATGTTTTATTTCTAATATTTGTCTGTATTA TTGCTTTTGGAATGTCCTCAACCAACATGTACTATTACACCAAAGTGATGATGGATCTTTTTCTTGAAGTGAAGAGTCCTGAAGGTATTTCATTCCGCACCATTTCTAGTGTGGATGATTTTTGGAAG TTTGCTAAAGGTCCCTTGTTAAACAGCTTATACTGGGAGAAGTGGTATAACAATGAGCCTCTTCCTGCCAGCACATTTGGTTATATTTACTATGAGAATAAGTTGCTCGGAGTCCCTCGTCTGCGCCAACTAAGAGTGAGTACAAACTCCTGTACAGTGAATGAAGAGTTTGAGACCTTCATCACAGACTGCTATGCCATGTACAGTAAAGATGACGAAGACACGTCTGACTTTGGCCGAGCTGCACAAGAACCTAATGAGACGGC ATGGAAGTACCAGTCTCAAGACACACTGAAAGGTTTCATGTATTGGGGAAAAATTCATCTGTACAGTGGCGGGGGTTATATTAAGGATCTACACATCAACAAGGAGACGTCCAATCAAATCATCAACCAACTTATTGATAAACTTTGGATACAGCGAGGGGCTAGAGCTGTCTTTATTTCGTTCACTGTTTACAATGCAAACATAAATCTCTTCTGTGTTATAAC GCTTCTGGTAGAGTTTCCAGCAACGGGAGGTGCTATTCCTTCTTGGACTTTCCACACAGTCAAACTAATTCGTTATGTGACAACATTTGATATGTTTATACTGGGATGTGaagttgtttttgttatatttgtctTGTATTATATCATTGAGGAAATCATGGAG ATCAGCTTTACAGGATATCGTTATTTCTTGGACTTTTGGAATATCTTGGACGTGGTCTTGCTGTTTGTCGCCATTGTTTGTATAACTTTCAATGTCTATCGCTCGTTGACCATCATGTCCAAGTTACAAGAGCTTCTGAGCAACCCCTTGCAATATGCTCCTTTTGAAAATATTGGATTCTGGGAAGTGAGATTCAATAATGCTGTGGCAATAACAGTCTTTATAGCATGGGTTAAG GTGTTCAAGTACATCAGCTTTAATAAAACGATGACCCAGTTGTCCACTACACTCAGCCGTTGTGCCAAAGATCTTCTTGGGTTTTTCATCATGTTTTTCATTGTGTTCCTAGCATTTACTCAACTgggttttcttttgtttggcacGCAGGTCAATGACTTCAGTACTTTTATGAACTCATT CTTCACTTTGTTCCGCATTATCTTGGGAGATTTTGACTTCCACCAGCTGGAACAAGCCAATCGGATTCTCGGTCCTATCTTCTTCATGCTGTTTGTTTTCTTCGTCTTCTTTGTTTTGATCAACATGTTCTTGGCCATCATCAATGACACGTACTCAGAGGTCAAGTCGGACATGGCCAAACAAACTGATCAGTTCATCATGTCAGACTACATCAGACAG GGCTATCAAAGAATCTGGAGTAAATTGGGTGGTAAGAAAGACAACAAGATGGAAGGCTATGAGAAAATTTTATCTGGAGAACTGTCAGGCAAGGCCGTGCATTTTGAAGATTGGAAAAAAGAACTCAAGAA GTCTGGCTACAATGAAGAAGAGATTGAGGAAGTGTTTGCTAAGTATGATATAGATGGAGACAGAGTCTTAGATCCAGTGGAACAAGCCAAAATGTTGGAAGAGCTTCAGAAAATTACA GCTATGATGGATGCCAGCAAACAAAAAGAGGGAGCCCATGCCTTTGATGAAGTCAACGAAGAGGACAGTGATGAGGAGAAAGCTGGTCATCCAGGTGGAGGGGGAGATAATGTAGGCATGGATGACTTTATG GCTCTGACCCGACGAGTGGACAGGATGGAAACCACGTTAAAAGGAATGATCAATAACATTGATGCTGTGTTGGTGAATCTTGTGCATAAAGTTCAG AGATAA